From Seriola aureovittata isolate HTS-2021-v1 ecotype China chromosome 16, ASM2101889v1, whole genome shotgun sequence, one genomic window encodes:
- the klhl38a gene encoding kelch-like protein 38, whose translation MACRPRDVFSFKDSELPSQLLGQLNILRQERILTDVLLCTEHQEIPCHRNVLVSSSPYFRAMFCSNFLESSQARVNLKGISSNVISGIVDYVYTGCITITMEIVLPLMQAASMLHYGGLFEACSLFLQEQLSPENCLSMIRLSEILHCESLRERAKEMAVRFFSDVAATEDFCELSLPELMCYLEDDRLCAEEEQVFETLLAWIHHDPFSRRGAIHDLFKKVRLRYIHPTYLFQFIANDPLVQSSTLCTEIIESVRRLMLTVSAKCSRELKPLWTTPRRYTCRETLVVVGGRKNNEQTSREALLYDERTHRWQWLAKLPLRLYKAAYVCIHSILYVLGGLSLCMTSGDSSVSATVYTLSLKTNQWRTAEPMLERRYAHQSVSYQHFIFVLGGIGVDKRISQSVERYNSMFNQWEAMAPMPTAVLHPAVAASDQRIYVFGGEDAMQNPVRLIQVYHISRNLWSRLETRTVKNVCAPAAVIEDKIYIIGGYTRRMIAYDTKANKFVKCENLKERRMHHSATVINNKLYVTGGRILNSHDVIEDSDCFECYDPKTDVWTSKGSLPYKLFDHGSLPLVCVSNRPNPP comes from the exons ATGGCCTGTAGACCACGAgatgttttctctttcaaagaCTCAGAACTTCCCTCGCAACTGCTCGGCCAGCTCAACATCCTCCGGCAGGAGCGTATCCTGACAGACGTCCTGCTCTGCACGGAGCATCAGGAGATCCCCTGTCACAGGAACGTCCTGGTGTCCAGCAGCCCGTACTTCCGTGCCATGTTCTGCAGCAACTTTCTGGAGAGCAGTCAGGCCCGTGTGAATCTGAAGGGAATCTCTTCAAATGTCATCAGCGGCATCGTGGACTATGTCTACACAGGCTGCATCACTATCACAATGGAGATTGTGCTCCCGCTCATGCAGGCAGCATCCATGCTTCACTATGGAGGTCTCTTTGAGGCCTGCTCGTTGTTTCTCCAGGAGCAGCTGAGTCCAGAAAACTGTCTGAGCATGATCCGGCTCTCTGAGATCCTTCACTGTGAGAGTCTGAGGGAGAGAGCAAAGGAGATGGCCGTTAGGTTTTTCTCTGATGTAGCTGCAACAGAGGACTTCTGTGAGTTGTCTCTTCCTGAGCTCATGTGTTACCTAGAGGATGACCGACTTTGTGCGGAGGAGGAGCAAGTGTTTGAGACCCTCCTGGCATGGATCCACCATGACCCGTTCTCACGTCGTGGTGCAATCCATGATCTCTTCAAGAAAGTTCGTCTTCGCTACATCCATCCAACGTACCTCTTCCAGTTCATTGCCAACGACCCTCTGGTGCAGTCCTCCACACTCTGTACGGAGATAATAGAGTCAGTGCGTCGCCTCATGCTCACAGTCAGTGCTAAGTGTAGTCGTGAGCTCAAGCCGCTTTGGACCACACCACGGCGTTACACCTGCAGagagacactggtggtggttggaggacgcaaaaacaatgaacaaacTTCTCGAgaagccttactatatgatgaaAGGACTCATCGTTGGCAATGGTTGGCCAAGCTCCCCCTGCGCCTCTACAAagctgcatatgtgtgtattcaCAGCATCCTCTATGTGCTTGGCGGGCTCAGCCTCTGCATGACATCAGGCGACAGCTCAGTCAGCGCCACAGTTTACACACTCTCCCTTAAAACCAACCAGTGGAGGACTGCCGAGCCCATGTTGGAGCGACGATACGCCCACCAGAGTGTGTCCTATCAgcactttatttttgtgttagGAGGCATTGGGGTAGATAAGCGAATCTCTCAGTCAGTAGAGAGGTATAACAGTATGTTTAATCAATGGGAGGCCATGGCGCCGATGCCCACAGCGGTGCTGCATCCAGCTGTTGCAGCCAGTGATCAGAGGATCTATGTTTTTGGAGGGGAGGATGCCATGCAGAACCCTGTCAGGCTGATTCAG GTGTATCACATCTCTCGCAACTTGTGGTCGAGGCTAGAGACAAggacagtgaaaaatgtttgtgcCCCCGCAGCGGTCATAGAGGACAAGATCTACATCATAGGAG GGTACACGAGGCGAATGATAGCTTACGACACCAAAGCCAACAAATTCGTCAAATGTGAGAATCTAAAGGAGCGAAGGATGCATCACAGCGCTACGGTGATCAACAACAAGCTCTATGTCACCGGTGGACGCATCCTCAACAGCCACGATGTCATCGAGGACTCAGACTGCTTCGAGTGTTACGACCCAAAGACGGACGTTTGGACTTCAAAAGGCTCTTTGCCATACAAGCTCTTTGACCACGGCTCTCTGCCGCTGGTCTGTGTTTCCAACAGACCCAACCCGCCGTGA